Proteins from one Mycobacterium sp. SMC-2 genomic window:
- a CDS encoding terminase large subunit domain-containing protein translates to MAELRRGVKAKADPSPLPFNTRLKGSKRFAKFVRDFIITPKGRGVNQPMKLRPWQVDLMASVLDAERRPSIAGFMLPRGQGKTTLMAAWAIYELFCGPDGNQIVVTAVDERQAKLTFSTAARMIELNDELAKRCLVYRERLELPAKGSSFVALPAEPKRLEGLGNFTLAIVDEIGVVARETWQTILLGLGKMDDATVCGIGTPPVGDDSVLFDLRNHAREHPDDDSFVWREYSAAGFEDHPVDCRHCWYASNPAMDPEQDPFLFERDLLALLGKVTEASFRRARLCQLPFDVENALVDPDTWRALSTDVGIPDGTDVVIALDGSHNRDCTALLIGSISATPHFDTLAVYSNTGQPGWKVDVLAVEQKIRDACKRWNVKELVMDPFRWNRTGQVLAGEGLTVHEFPWSPQRVTKATTELHGAILNKNLSHSGDAQLRDHVLAATVHETDNGLRIGKVSRSEKAPKIDLAAALVMCHSRCVWLGTKPQKRKRTASFA, encoded by the coding sequence GTGGCGGAACTACGCCGCGGAGTAAAGGCGAAAGCCGACCCATCTCCGTTGCCGTTCAATACGCGACTTAAAGGCTCTAAGCGTTTCGCTAAATTCGTACGTGACTTCATCATCACCCCGAAGGGTCGCGGCGTCAATCAGCCCATGAAGCTGCGCCCATGGCAGGTCGATTTGATGGCCTCCGTGTTGGACGCGGAGAGGCGCCCTAGTATCGCCGGCTTCATGCTGCCAAGGGGTCAGGGAAAAACGACTCTGATGGCAGCGTGGGCCATTTATGAGTTGTTCTGTGGCCCGGATGGTAATCAGATCGTGGTTACCGCTGTTGATGAGCGTCAGGCGAAACTGACATTCTCCACTGCGGCCAGAATGATCGAACTCAATGACGAGTTGGCGAAGCGGTGCCTCGTCTACCGGGAACGCCTCGAACTTCCCGCTAAGGGCAGCTCGTTTGTTGCCCTCCCGGCTGAGCCAAAGCGGTTGGAAGGGTTGGGCAACTTCACGCTGGCCATTGTCGACGAGATCGGCGTCGTTGCCCGCGAGACCTGGCAGACCATCCTGTTGGGCCTGGGGAAGATGGACGACGCCACGGTTTGCGGGATCGGCACCCCTCCGGTGGGTGATGATTCGGTCCTGTTCGATCTGCGTAACCACGCCCGCGAGCACCCCGACGACGACTCGTTTGTGTGGCGCGAGTACTCCGCAGCAGGCTTTGAGGATCACCCGGTGGATTGCCGCCACTGCTGGTATGCCTCGAATCCGGCGATGGACCCCGAGCAGGACCCGTTCCTGTTCGAGCGTGACCTGTTGGCGCTTCTGGGGAAGGTGACCGAGGCCAGTTTTCGGCGTGCCCGCTTGTGCCAGTTGCCGTTCGATGTGGAGAACGCGCTAGTTGACCCCGATACGTGGCGTGCCCTGTCGACTGATGTGGGCATACCTGACGGCACCGATGTGGTGATCGCACTTGATGGCTCCCACAACCGCGACTGCACTGCGCTTCTTATCGGATCTATCAGTGCCACACCGCATTTCGACACATTGGCAGTGTACTCGAATACGGGTCAACCGGGCTGGAAAGTAGACGTTCTAGCCGTAGAGCAGAAGATCCGAGACGCCTGCAAACGATGGAATGTCAAAGAGCTGGTGATGGACCCCTTCAGGTGGAATCGGACGGGGCAGGTTCTGGCTGGCGAGGGATTGACCGTCCACGAATTCCCCTGGTCTCCGCAGCGTGTCACCAAGGCCACCACGGAGCTGCACGGGGCCATCTTGAATAAGAACCTGAGCCATTCCGGCGACGCGCAACTCCGCGACCACGTTCTGGCTGCCACGGTCCACGAAACCGACAACGGACTCAGGATCGGCAAGGTTTCCCGCTCCGAAAAGGCCCCCAAGATCGACCTAGCCGCAGCCCTGGTGATGTGCCATTCCCGCTGCGTGTGGCTGGGAACCAAACCCCAAAAACGAAAAAGGACCGCTTCATTCGCATGA
- the istB gene encoding IS21-like element ISMyma9 family helper ATPase IstB, with product MATKRAPVPGEADKLIAHQSRLLKAPRIAAHYGRLAEQGRAAGWSLEDYLAAVLAVESNARAESGARQRIRYAGFPAIKTINDFDFTAQPHVDRAQIARLEAGGWLAEARNIVLLGPPGTGKTHLATALTIAAAQAGHRVAFAAATGWVTRLAEAHRIGRLDSELRKISRIGLIVIDEVGYIPFDTEAANLFFQLVSTRYEKSSIILTSNLPFSRWGQVFGEATIASAMIDRIVHHADVIALKGASYRIKHTAIESLPSVEADRQADSTP from the coding sequence ATGGCCACCAAACGCGCTCCCGTTCCCGGGGAGGCGGACAAGCTGATCGCCCACCAATCCCGGCTGCTCAAAGCCCCGCGGATCGCCGCCCACTACGGGCGGCTGGCCGAACAAGGCCGCGCTGCGGGCTGGTCACTCGAGGACTACCTGGCTGCCGTGCTAGCCGTGGAATCCAATGCCCGGGCCGAATCTGGTGCCCGGCAACGCATCCGCTATGCGGGGTTCCCGGCGATCAAAACGATCAACGACTTCGACTTCACCGCCCAACCCCACGTCGACCGCGCACAGATCGCCCGCCTAGAAGCCGGCGGCTGGCTGGCCGAAGCCCGCAACATCGTGCTGCTAGGACCACCGGGCACCGGCAAAACACACTTGGCGACCGCGTTAACGATCGCAGCCGCCCAGGCCGGGCACCGGGTCGCCTTCGCGGCGGCCACCGGCTGGGTCACCCGGCTGGCCGAAGCCCACCGCATCGGGCGCCTCGATTCCGAGCTGCGCAAAATCTCGCGCATCGGGCTGATCGTCATCGATGAAGTCGGCTACATACCCTTCGACACCGAAGCGGCCAACCTGTTCTTCCAACTGGTGTCCACCCGATACGAGAAATCCTCGATCATCTTGACCTCTAACCTGCCGTTTTCCCGGTGGGGCCAGGTCTTCGGCGAGGCCACCATCGCCTCAGCGATGATCGACCGCATCGTGCACCACGCCGACGTCATCGCCCTCAAAGGGGCCAGCTACCGCATCAAACACACCGCAATCGAGTCCCTGCCCTCCGTCGAAGCCGACCGTCAGGCAGACTCAACCCCGTAA
- a CDS encoding phage portal protein has translation MSTPDALVNLLMTLDAPQGRFAELSRYYEGYQPLSFLSPESLKCLGNRFARMNVNICRLAIQSQIERLRVCGFEGDDRVWDWWVQNELDLESEMAHREACLYGASYALIWTPTGGSPVVTIESARQVAVHADPHTRQITEAVKRYYTDGQTHAWWYLPDVIRHYQANTVSAANTALELVAELPNPLAVVPVVQLRNSSRIPVSHVAYPDRLLEYGTSDLQDVLPLVDALSKTLADMMISSEFTARPRRWATGVELVETPRVDDNGNPVLDTNGEQIVDTENPFPEGDKMMISEEAAAKFGQLEGSDLSGYENAVKVIMSAIQAVTCLPASYLGILSDQPNSADALRAASAGLTARAESKQKSFGKGWTRVAQLMVAANDGADPNSVNVSTKWSPADYRSMAEESDAALKLYSGGILSRETTLARLGFSESEIAVEIERLNADHTAADNTRFNRYLEQMQTQG, from the coding sequence ATGAGCACCCCAGACGCGCTCGTCAATCTGCTGATGACCCTCGATGCCCCACAGGGCAGATTCGCAGAACTGTCGAGGTACTACGAGGGCTACCAACCCCTCAGCTTTCTGTCGCCAGAATCCCTGAAATGCCTTGGTAATCGCTTCGCCCGGATGAACGTCAACATCTGCCGGCTCGCCATCCAGTCTCAGATTGAGCGGCTGAGGGTTTGCGGTTTTGAGGGTGACGACCGGGTTTGGGACTGGTGGGTGCAGAACGAGCTGGACCTCGAATCCGAGATGGCACACAGGGAAGCGTGCCTTTATGGGGCTTCGTATGCGTTGATTTGGACGCCCACGGGTGGCTCGCCAGTTGTCACCATCGAATCGGCCCGGCAAGTGGCTGTTCACGCCGACCCGCACACTCGGCAGATCACCGAGGCGGTAAAGCGGTATTACACCGATGGGCAGACACACGCCTGGTGGTACCTGCCCGACGTGATCCGCCACTACCAAGCCAACACGGTCTCCGCAGCCAACACGGCGCTAGAGCTTGTAGCGGAGTTACCCAACCCGTTGGCCGTCGTTCCGGTCGTGCAATTAAGGAATTCGAGCCGAATCCCCGTCTCCCACGTCGCCTACCCGGATCGGTTGTTGGAATACGGAACCTCTGACCTACAGGACGTGCTGCCCTTGGTTGACGCCCTGTCAAAGACATTGGCGGACATGATGATTTCGAGCGAGTTCACCGCCAGGCCCAGGAGATGGGCCACGGGGGTGGAACTGGTGGAGACTCCCCGCGTTGACGACAACGGCAACCCCGTTTTGGACACGAACGGGGAGCAGATCGTGGACACCGAGAACCCGTTTCCCGAGGGCGACAAGATGATGATCTCGGAGGAGGCGGCTGCGAAGTTCGGCCAGCTCGAGGGCTCAGACCTGTCCGGTTACGAGAATGCCGTCAAGGTCATCATGTCAGCGATACAGGCCGTGACATGTCTTCCCGCAAGCTATCTTGGCATCTTGTCCGACCAACCAAACTCCGCTGATGCGCTCCGTGCAGCGTCAGCCGGGTTGACGGCGCGGGCCGAGAGCAAACAGAAGTCTTTCGGTAAGGGGTGGACGCGAGTCGCCCAACTCATGGTCGCCGCTAACGATGGCGCGGACCCTAACAGTGTGAATGTCAGCACGAAATGGAGCCCCGCGGATTACAGGTCTATGGCCGAAGAGTCCGACGCCGCTCTAAAGCTCTACTCGGGTGGAATTCTGAGCCGCGAAACTACCCTTGCCCGGTTGGGGTTTTCCGAAAGTGAGATTGCCGTGGAAATCGAGCGGCTGAATGCGGACCACACAGCTGCCGACAACACCCGCTTTAACCGATACCTGGAACAAATGCAGACCCAAGGATGA
- a CDS encoding phage major capsid protein translates to MTIEVPSGNSALLQSQIADLIVQPLLERSTFLSAGPTIIDSHNSLRIPRISSPSTANFVAPGTQISDGSVSFDEVDLLPTSLESLKVLVKVSNELVRQSAIALNAVLQNRIVNDVALALDAALWNGSGSSNTIKGILQTSGVATGTLDLTTPDSLIDGMNTALANFVQPTHWVMRPDVYTAFRKLKAGTSDARYLFNPSDAYAANSYNLVGLPVIITSHVPDNTVALVDFSHVVVARDLDTEVRLLLETFGDYDSVGIRVVTRYDVALTQPHAVTLLTTA, encoded by the coding sequence GTGACTATCGAAGTGCCTTCGGGCAACTCTGCTCTCTTACAGAGCCAAATTGCTGACCTTATCGTTCAGCCCCTTTTGGAGCGGTCGACCTTCCTAAGCGCCGGGCCGACCATCATCGACTCCCACAACTCGCTTCGCATTCCACGCATCTCTTCCCCGTCGACTGCGAACTTCGTTGCGCCGGGTACGCAGATTTCGGACGGCTCGGTCAGCTTCGATGAAGTTGACCTGCTGCCTACCAGCCTGGAATCGCTCAAGGTTTTGGTGAAGGTGTCGAACGAGTTGGTACGCCAAAGCGCCATCGCCTTGAACGCCGTTCTGCAAAACCGCATCGTCAACGATGTCGCGCTAGCTCTGGACGCCGCTCTGTGGAACGGGTCTGGCTCAAGCAACACCATCAAGGGCATTCTGCAGACCTCGGGCGTTGCCACCGGCACCCTGGACCTCACCACGCCTGACAGCCTCATCGACGGCATGAATACCGCCCTGGCGAACTTCGTGCAGCCCACCCACTGGGTGATGCGTCCCGACGTTTACACCGCCTTCCGCAAGCTGAAGGCCGGTACCAGTGACGCGCGGTACCTGTTCAACCCCTCGGACGCCTACGCCGCCAACAGTTACAACCTGGTTGGCCTGCCGGTCATCATCACCAGCCACGTACCGGACAACACCGTTGCGCTGGTGGACTTCTCCCACGTTGTGGTCGCCCGTGATCTGGACACTGAGGTCCGGTTGCTGCTGGAAACCTTCGGTGACTATGACTCGGTGGGTATCCGCGTGGTTACCCGCTACGACGTTGCACTGACGCAGCCTCACGCGGTCACCCTGCTCACTACGGCCTAA
- the fdhD gene encoding formate dehydrogenase accessory sulfurtransferase FdhD: MRHVTARRRVKHLTAGKAISRPETLVVEEPLEIRVNGAALTVTMRTPGADFELAQGFLLTEGIIAGRDDVLTIRYCGGAVEGTNTYNVLDVTLAPGVTAPTLDVTRNFYTTSSCGVCGKASLDAVRLAGRFSPGADPSTVAASALGAMPAQLRSAQKVFDSTGGLHAAALFGGDGTMLAVREDVGRHNAVDKVIGWALERRRVPLAGSVLLVSGRASFELTQKAVLAGIPVLAAVSAPSSLAVSLAEESGITLVAFLREDSMNIYTRADRIS; encoded by the coding sequence GTGCGGCACGTAACCGCGCGCCGGCGGGTCAAGCATCTCACCGCCGGGAAAGCGATCAGCCGGCCCGAGACGCTTGTCGTCGAGGAGCCGCTGGAGATCCGGGTGAACGGCGCGGCGCTCACCGTGACCATGCGCACGCCGGGCGCGGATTTCGAACTGGCGCAAGGCTTTCTGCTCACCGAGGGAATCATCGCGGGCCGAGACGACGTGCTGACCATCCGGTATTGCGGCGGTGCCGTCGAGGGCACGAACACCTATAACGTCCTGGACGTGACGTTGGCCCCCGGCGTCACGGCACCCACCCTCGATGTGACCCGCAACTTCTACACCACCTCGTCGTGCGGGGTGTGCGGCAAGGCGTCGCTGGACGCGGTGCGGCTGGCCGGCCGCTTTTCGCCCGGCGCGGATCCCTCGACCGTCGCGGCGAGTGCGCTCGGGGCGATGCCCGCCCAACTTCGTTCCGCGCAAAAGGTTTTCGACAGCACCGGCGGGCTGCACGCCGCGGCGCTATTCGGGGGCGACGGCACGATGTTGGCGGTGCGAGAGGACGTCGGCAGGCACAACGCGGTCGACAAGGTCATCGGCTGGGCGCTGGAGCGCCGGCGGGTGCCGCTGGCCGGCTCGGTGCTTCTGGTCAGCGGGCGGGCCTCCTTCGAGTTGACGCAGAAAGCGGTGCTGGCCGGGATTCCGGTGCTGGCCGCCGTGTCCGCACCGTCGTCGCTGGCGGTCTCGTTGGCCGAGGAGTCGGGGATCACCCTGGTGGCGTTCCTGCGGGAGGACTCGATGAACATCTACACCAGGGCCGATCGCATCAGCTAG
- a CDS encoding recombinase family protein, which yields MRAAVYLRQSQDRSGEGLGIDRQREDCQKLIEARGWKVVAEFVENDVSATSRKPRPQFSAMMKRVDAGDFDVIVSRHMDRLLRKLSELESVLERCEAHKAAIVTAADGVDTSTDGGKLVARILSSVAQGEVERKGARQKSAAIQAAQMGKWIGGRRAFGYEPDGITVRDTEAAMIRQGYADVLAGMSLAEIARRWNAAGFVSGQGNPWQRHTVKEVLTNPRNAGLRRHRAQDDRSESRKDPEYGIKGRAEWDAIVPEDTWRAAVRVLCDPSRRRAPTGAKGLLTGVAVCGVCGEFVNMSGGHQRGIRNYRCRTQRHVARLAEPVDRYVSDVVLGVLKRPDAQKLWSPDDTDVAALMAEADVLRRRKDDIALDYADGVMSREQFRAANERVLSRLADLESRIAASGSSSPLSIVASADVDNEWENASVAHRRQIIAALTVPVLHHPGRGVRTFRPESVTFRWHGRTE from the coding sequence GTGCGGGCCGCTGTCTATCTGCGTCAAAGCCAAGATCGCTCGGGAGAGGGGCTTGGTATAGATCGGCAACGGGAGGACTGCCAAAAGCTCATCGAGGCCCGCGGGTGGAAGGTCGTCGCTGAATTTGTTGAGAACGATGTAAGCGCCACTAGCAGGAAACCCCGGCCGCAGTTTTCCGCGATGATGAAGCGGGTTGACGCTGGCGACTTCGACGTAATCGTGTCCCGACACATGGATCGGCTACTCAGAAAGCTCTCGGAGTTAGAGAGTGTGTTGGAGCGTTGCGAGGCCCATAAGGCAGCGATAGTTACGGCTGCGGATGGTGTCGACACTTCGACTGATGGCGGCAAACTTGTGGCGAGAATTCTCTCGTCGGTAGCGCAAGGTGAGGTTGAACGCAAGGGCGCGAGGCAGAAATCCGCTGCGATACAGGCCGCTCAGATGGGCAAATGGATCGGCGGCAGACGGGCGTTTGGATATGAGCCAGACGGGATAACCGTCCGCGACACCGAGGCCGCGATGATCCGACAGGGCTACGCGGACGTGTTGGCCGGCATGTCACTAGCCGAGATAGCCCGCAGATGGAACGCGGCGGGATTCGTATCGGGACAGGGCAATCCGTGGCAGCGGCATACCGTTAAAGAGGTTCTAACCAACCCTCGCAACGCTGGGCTGCGGCGGCACCGGGCACAAGACGACCGCAGCGAGAGCCGGAAGGACCCCGAGTACGGCATTAAGGGCCGCGCAGAGTGGGATGCCATCGTGCCCGAGGACACTTGGCGTGCCGCTGTCCGTGTTCTCTGTGATCCATCTAGGAGACGAGCACCCACAGGCGCCAAAGGGCTGCTGACGGGTGTTGCGGTGTGCGGGGTCTGCGGCGAGTTCGTCAACATGAGCGGCGGTCATCAGCGCGGAATCCGTAACTATCGCTGCCGCACGCAAAGGCACGTAGCCAGGTTGGCCGAGCCGGTAGACCGGTACGTGTCAGACGTGGTTCTTGGCGTCCTCAAGAGGCCAGATGCTCAGAAGTTGTGGTCGCCTGACGACACCGACGTTGCCGCGCTAATGGCAGAAGCGGACGTGTTACGTCGCCGCAAGGATGACATCGCCCTGGATTACGCCGATGGGGTAATGAGCCGCGAGCAATTCCGAGCTGCCAACGAGCGCGTGCTGTCCCGTCTGGCGGATCTTGAATCCCGTATCGCCGCTTCTGGGTCATCGTCGCCGCTGTCAATCGTGGCCTCAGCCGACGTCGACAACGAGTGGGAGAACGCCTCGGTTGCCCATAGACGGCAAATCATCGCCGCCCTCACCGTTCCGGTACTTCATCACCCTGGACGCGGTGTGCGGACGTTCAGGCCCGAGTCGGTGACGTTCCGCTGGCACGGACGGACTGAATAA
- a CDS encoding HNH endonuclease, with amino-acid sequence MPLLKTCLGCQESIQSGSRCPNCRPKRTRRPKPNPFYSSYRWRKLARDTRRRSPLCERCGHTGSPDNCLTTEHVLSLKARPDLRLEPLNTATLCNRCNASRQPWPQWRQQMVLDAIEARKQRAAKSYDLRKQVHPET; translated from the coding sequence GTGCCCCTACTCAAGACATGCTTGGGTTGCCAAGAGTCGATACAGTCCGGTAGTCGTTGCCCTAATTGCCGCCCCAAACGGACACGCAGGCCCAAACCGAACCCCTTCTATAGTTCGTACCGATGGCGGAAGCTGGCACGCGACACGAGGCGTAGAAGCCCATTATGTGAGCGCTGTGGACATACAGGATCACCTGACAACTGCCTCACAACAGAGCACGTCCTAAGCCTCAAAGCAAGACCAGACCTCAGACTAGAACCGCTCAACACTGCGACCCTTTGCAATCGGTGCAACGCCTCACGTCAACCATGGCCTCAATGGCGCCAGCAAATGGTGCTGGACGCAATCGAAGCACGCAAGCAACGGGCAGCTAAATCGTACGACCTGCGCAAACAGGTTCACCCCGAAACCTGA
- a CDS encoding YraN family protein, with product MRTETTMTRVQLGAMGEALAVDHLTRMGLRILHRNWRCRYGELDVIACDDATRTVVFVEVKTRTGDGYGGLAYAVTERKVRRLRRLAGLWLAGQDTRWAALRIDVIRVRIGRSRTPEITHLQGIG from the coding sequence ATGAGGACCGAAACGACGATGACCCGGGTGCAACTCGGGGCGATGGGTGAGGCACTCGCCGTCGATCACTTGACCAGGATGGGATTGCGGATCCTGCACCGCAACTGGCGCTGCCGCTACGGCGAGCTCGACGTCATCGCCTGCGACGACGCCACGCGCACGGTGGTGTTCGTCGAGGTGAAGACCCGCACCGGTGACGGCTACGGCGGGCTGGCGTACGCGGTCACCGAACGTAAGGTGCGCCGGCTGCGCCGGCTGGCCGGGCTGTGGCTGGCCGGCCAGGACACGCGCTGGGCGGCCCTGCGCATCGACGTGATCCGGGTGCGGATCGGACGCAGCCGCACCCCCGAAATCACTCATTTGCAAGGGATCGGCTGA
- the istA gene encoding IS21 family transposase, with protein MEDWAEIRRLYRSEKLSQAAIARRLGLSRNTVAKALGSDSPPRYERAPVTTSAWAQFEPAVRAVLSAYPRMPATVIAERVGWTGGHSWFGENVARIRPEYAPADPCDRLVHLPGEQVQCDLWLPGRVVPDHAGVLRSFPVLVMVAAYSRFIAAMMIPSRVTGDLLGGMWQLLSGCIGAVPRTLLWDNEAGIGQRGRLADGVAGFCGVLGTRLIQARPYDPETKGLVERVNGYLRSSFLPGRRFCSPADFNTQLAQWLAQVANPRRHATTTMIPAQALGTDLQAMAALPPVAPATGTMITTRLGRDYYVSIGGNAYSVHPEAIGRMITVSVSLDRVMARCGERVVADHQRLWGTAGLVGDPEHLAAAAIMRENFRDRPTAGAHMDVEVQVADLGAYDALFGTGEVA; from the coding sequence GTGGAGGATTGGGCTGAGATCCGCCGGCTGTATCGGTCGGAGAAGTTGTCGCAGGCTGCGATCGCCCGACGGCTGGGTCTGTCACGCAACACTGTGGCCAAGGCGCTGGGTTCGGATAGTCCGCCGCGCTATGAGCGGGCGCCGGTGACGACCTCGGCGTGGGCGCAGTTCGAGCCAGCCGTGCGAGCGGTGCTCAGCGCGTATCCGAGGATGCCGGCGACGGTGATCGCCGAGCGAGTGGGTTGGACGGGTGGGCACTCGTGGTTTGGGGAAAACGTTGCCCGGATTCGCCCGGAGTACGCCCCGGCTGATCCGTGCGACCGGCTGGTGCATCTGCCCGGTGAGCAGGTGCAGTGCGATCTGTGGCTGCCCGGCCGGGTGGTGCCCGACCATGCCGGAGTGCTGCGATCGTTTCCCGTATTGGTGATGGTGGCCGCCTACTCGCGGTTTATCGCCGCGATGATGATCCCGTCGCGGGTCACCGGGGATCTGCTGGGCGGCATGTGGCAGCTGCTCTCGGGGTGCATCGGCGCGGTGCCGCGAACATTGTTGTGGGACAACGAGGCCGGGATTGGTCAACGCGGTCGGCTTGCCGACGGGGTGGCCGGGTTCTGCGGAGTCTTGGGCACCCGGCTCATCCAGGCCCGCCCCTATGATCCGGAGACCAAGGGGCTCGTCGAGCGGGTCAACGGCTATTTGAGGTCGTCGTTTCTGCCGGGTCGGCGGTTTTGCTCGCCTGCGGACTTCAACACCCAGCTCGCGCAGTGGCTGGCGCAGGTGGCCAACCCACGCCGGCACGCTACGACCACGATGATCCCCGCCCAGGCGCTGGGCACCGATCTGCAGGCGATGGCCGCGCTGCCGCCGGTGGCCCCGGCCACCGGCACCATGATCACCACGCGGCTGGGTCGCGACTACTACGTCAGCATCGGCGGCAACGCCTATTCGGTGCATCCCGAGGCGATCGGTCGGATGATCACCGTGTCCGTATCGCTGGATCGGGTGATGGCCCGCTGTGGTGAGCGGGTGGTCGCTGACCACCAACGGCTCTGGGGCACCGCGGGATTGGTTGGTGATCCTGAGCATCTGGCCGCGGCGGCGATCATGCGGGAGAACTTCCGGGACCGCCCGACGGCGGGTGCTCACATGGACGTGGAGGTCCAAGTCGCCGATCTAGGGGCCTATGACGCGCTGTTTGGGACCGGGGAGGTCGCCTGA
- a CDS encoding helix-turn-helix domain-containing protein — protein sequence MNHNEYRDAIAGRLRGSKANVLNVFLRYSDYKTSTNSRPSIKTVAEKCGLKERQTRKIVKELVADGFLVQCKRGGGKLASVYDLTIPAEKPIEETANSGKINDVKYCVDCNEPVTCDDERARKGGIDKEYGSIHFNCLKLRAAKPSKEAPIEYPIRPHSSEDEPRPEYRQDEFGNYVGWNIPDCRTPGCGASGVLRGLCFACTKGESGHLREPSPEPPHCCVDCDRPIRKDRFDPLAGMEKNGEWLHLACIQIRATVERGQKPHIPQAVRTNKHAPNPKPVEQVDQFSYPPGHPWARWDKTPYPNTCIGGCGRHSDDCEVFGSDGPKCGECFPDVKPAPKECPKCSEYGRGQCFKHNPEALRKWKARQDPFAEMADIA from the coding sequence ATGAACCACAACGAGTACCGCGATGCTATCGCTGGCCGTTTGCGCGGCTCCAAAGCGAACGTTCTAAACGTGTTCCTGCGGTACTCGGATTACAAAACAAGCACAAACTCGCGGCCATCGATTAAGACCGTCGCCGAGAAGTGCGGCTTGAAGGAACGCCAAACCCGCAAGATCGTGAAAGAACTTGTGGCGGACGGTTTCCTAGTTCAGTGTAAACGCGGCGGAGGGAAACTCGCCTCGGTCTACGACCTCACCATCCCTGCCGAAAAGCCAATAGAGGAAACGGCAAATTCCGGTAAGATCAATGACGTGAAGTATTGCGTTGACTGTAATGAGCCGGTGACTTGCGACGATGAGCGCGCCCGCAAAGGTGGCATTGACAAAGAATACGGCTCAATCCACTTCAACTGCCTGAAACTCCGAGCGGCAAAGCCCTCCAAGGAGGCCCCAATCGAGTACCCGATTCGTCCCCACAGCAGCGAGGATGAGCCGCGTCCGGAGTATCGCCAAGATGAGTTCGGTAACTACGTGGGCTGGAACATTCCCGACTGCCGCACTCCCGGTTGCGGCGCCAGCGGTGTACTTCGCGGACTGTGCTTCGCCTGCACGAAGGGCGAAAGTGGCCATCTCCGCGAACCGTCGCCCGAGCCGCCGCACTGCTGTGTCGACTGCGATAGGCCGATCAGGAAAGACAGATTCGACCCGCTAGCCGGTATGGAGAAAAACGGCGAATGGCTACACCTGGCGTGCATTCAAATCCGCGCCACGGTCGAGCGCGGCCAGAAACCCCACATTCCGCAAGCCGTGCGGACGAACAAACACGCGCCCAATCCGAAGCCCGTAGAACAAGTCGACCAGTTCTCTTACCCTCCGGGCCATCCGTGGGCAAGATGGGATAAAACGCCCTACCCGAACACGTGCATCGGTGGTTGCGGTCGGCACAGCGACGACTGCGAGGTTTTTGGGTCTGACGGACCTAAGTGCGGCGAGTGTTTCCCCGATGTCAAACCGGCTCCAAAGGAATGCCCCAAGTGTTCCGAGTACGGGCGTGGGCAGTGTTTCAAGCACAACCCCGAGGCGTTGCGGAAGTGGAAAGCCAGACAAGATCCGTTTGCGGAGATGGCCGATATCGCGTGA